In Campylobacter sp. 2014D-0216, the following proteins share a genomic window:
- a CDS encoding NAD-dependent 4,6-dehydratase LegB encodes MKKILVTGADGFIGSHLVEMLYVQSKDDNSPFYGYTIKALSQYNSFNYWGWLEDIECLKDIEVVCGDIRDPHFCKNITKDVEIIFHLAALIAIPFSYVAPDSYVDVNIKGTLNICQSALENNVRRIIHTSTSEVYGTALYVPIDEKHPLQAQSPYSASKIGADSMAMSFYNAFNLPLTIARPFNTYGPRQSARAVIPTIITQIANGAKQIKLGDVSPTRDFNYVKDTCLGFLELAKCQQAIGEVVNIGSNYEISIKDTLELVKKLMKSNVEFVTENERIRPENSEVFRLWCDNSKLKSLTDFTPQYDIEKGLVQTIEWFKNPLNLRKYKSDIYNV; translated from the coding sequence ATGAAAAAGATATTAGTTACCGGTGCAGATGGTTTTATAGGTTCGCATTTAGTGGAAATGCTTTATGTACAAAGTAAAGATGATAATTCTCCATTTTATGGTTACACTATCAAAGCCTTAAGTCAGTATAATTCTTTTAATTATTGGGGTTGGCTTGAAGATATTGAGTGTTTGAAAGATATTGAAGTGGTCTGTGGGGACATTAGAGACCCGCATTTTTGTAAAAACATTACCAAAGATGTGGAAATCATCTTCCATTTGGCAGCTTTGATAGCTATACCTTTTTCGTATGTTGCTCCAGATAGCTATGTAGATGTTAACATAAAAGGCACTTTAAATATCTGCCAAAGTGCATTAGAAAATAATGTAAGGCGTATTATTCACACAAGTACAAGTGAGGTTTATGGTACGGCTTTGTATGTGCCTATTGATGAAAAACATCCTTTGCAAGCTCAAAGCCCATACTCAGCAAGTAAGATAGGTGCTGATTCTATGGCGATGAGTTTTTATAATGCATTTAACCTCCCACTTACTATAGCAAGACCTTTTAATACTTATGGTCCAAGACAAAGTGCAAGGGCGGTAATCCCGACTATTATCACACAAATTGCAAATGGCGCTAAGCAAATCAAACTCGGAGATGTAAGTCCTACTAGAGATTTTAATTATGTAAAAGACACTTGTTTAGGTTTTTTAGAGCTAGCTAAATGCCAACAGGCTATAGGTGAAGTGGTAAATATAGGATCAAATTATGAAATAAGCATAAAAGACACCTTAGAGCTTGTTAAAAAATTGATGAAATCAAATGTGGAATTTGTCACAGAAAACGAACGCATTAGACCTGAAAATAGCGAAGTATTTAGACTATGGTGTGATAATAGCAAGCTCAAAAGTCTTACCGATTTTACTCCACAATATGATATAGAAAAAGGCTTAGTTCAAACTATAGAGTGGTTTAAAAATCCTTTAAATTTAAGAAAATATAAAAGCGACATTTATAATGTTTAA